One segment of Synechococcus sp. A15-24 DNA contains the following:
- a CDS encoding rhodanese-related sulfurtransferase: MSRLLVAAFYAFTPLDDDQREALLSALPPQAHQGAVLGSVLVAMEGVNGTISGPEQGVEGLLEHLQQQLKLGEHYFERLEVKRSWAERSVFRRFKARRKKEIVTMGVTGVDPRANVGTYVDPEHWNALVDDPDTLVIDTRNHYETAIGSFDGAIDPGTESFRDFPHWAETKLRPLIDETAPKRIAIFCTGGIRCEKASSYLQHQGFGEVHHLRGGILKYLEQVPEEESRWRGECFVFDQRVALNHQLEPGEHSLCHACGLPLSPEQRSLPSYIKGVQCLHCIDRFSESDRQRFAMRQRQMDNKQSANSRNQT, translated from the coding sequence ATGAGTCGCTTGCTGGTGGCGGCGTTCTACGCCTTCACACCCCTCGATGACGACCAGCGCGAGGCTTTGCTGAGCGCCTTACCGCCCCAGGCCCATCAAGGGGCTGTGCTCGGCTCGGTACTGGTTGCCATGGAGGGCGTCAATGGCACGATCAGTGGTCCGGAGCAGGGGGTCGAGGGCCTGCTTGAGCACCTGCAGCAGCAGCTGAAGCTGGGCGAGCATTACTTTGAACGGTTGGAGGTGAAACGCAGCTGGGCGGAGCGATCGGTATTCCGCCGTTTCAAGGCTCGGCGCAAGAAGGAAATCGTGACCATGGGGGTGACTGGCGTGGATCCCCGAGCCAACGTCGGCACCTATGTGGATCCCGAGCACTGGAACGCCCTGGTCGATGACCCCGACACCCTGGTGATCGACACCCGGAACCACTACGAGACCGCCATCGGCAGCTTTGACGGTGCCATCGATCCAGGTACCGAAAGTTTCCGCGACTTTCCTCACTGGGCCGAAACCAAGCTCCGCCCCCTCATTGACGAGACCGCACCAAAGCGCATCGCCATATTCTGCACCGGCGGCATCCGCTGCGAGAAAGCCAGCAGTTACCTGCAACACCAGGGGTTCGGGGAGGTGCATCACCTGCGGGGCGGCATCCTCAAGTACCTCGAGCAGGTCCCCGAGGAGGAGAGCCGTTGGCGAGGGGAATGCTTCGTGTTCGATCAGCGGGTGGCCCTCAACCACCAACTGGAACCCGGAGAGCACAGCCTCTGCCATGCCTGCGGACTGCCCCTTTCACCCGAGCAGCGGTCTTTGCCGAGTTACATCAAAGGGGTGCAGTGCCTGCATTGCATCGACCGTTTTTCGGAGAGCGACCGCCAACGCTTCGCCATGCGCCAACGGCAGATGGACAACAAACAAAGCGCCAATTCAAGGAATCAGACCTAA
- a CDS encoding isoprenyl transferase: MSRPPATSHDTTPSRLCPAELDSQQLPSHVAVIMDGNGRWAESRGLPRVMGHRAGVEALKSTLRLCSDWGIAALTAYAFSTENWSRPGDEVNFLMTLFERVLQKELRTLEDEQVRIRFLGDLDALPLKLQELIGDATERTAANGGIHFNVCTNYGGRRELVRAAQRLARQAANGDLVPEDIDENSLAAELFTAGEQDPDLLIRTSGEHRISNFLLWQLAYAEIHVTDVFWPDFNAEALKRALLDFQSRSRRFGGLDPLTP; this comes from the coding sequence TTGAGCCGACCTCCGGCCACCAGCCACGACACCACTCCATCCAGGCTCTGCCCTGCCGAGCTGGATAGCCAGCAGCTGCCCTCCCACGTGGCCGTGATCATGGATGGCAACGGTCGCTGGGCTGAATCCAGGGGACTACCCCGGGTAATGGGGCATCGCGCTGGGGTGGAAGCGCTCAAGTCAACCCTTCGTCTTTGCAGCGACTGGGGCATCGCTGCCCTCACCGCTTACGCCTTCTCAACCGAGAACTGGTCTCGGCCAGGTGATGAGGTGAATTTCCTCATGACCCTGTTCGAACGGGTGCTGCAGAAGGAGCTGCGCACCCTTGAAGACGAACAGGTCCGCATCCGTTTTCTCGGTGACCTGGACGCCCTACCGCTGAAACTGCAGGAGCTGATTGGTGATGCCACGGAGCGGACCGCTGCCAACGGCGGCATTCATTTCAACGTCTGCACCAATTACGGCGGTCGGCGGGAGCTGGTGCGAGCGGCGCAGCGTCTGGCGCGTCAAGCCGCCAACGGCGATCTTGTGCCCGAAGACATTGATGAGAACAGCCTGGCGGCGGAATTGTTCACCGCCGGAGAGCAGGATCCTGATCTGTTGATTCGCACCAGCGGCGAACACCGCATCAGCAACTTTCTGCTCTGGCAACTGGCCTATGCCGAGATCCACGTCACCGATGTGTTCTGGCCTGACTTCAATGCCGAGGCCCTGAAGCGGGCGTTGCTGGATTTCCAAAGCCGCTCCCGCCGCTTCGGAGGCCTTGATCCACTCACACCATGA
- the bioB gene encoding biotin synthase BioB: protein MTLTIRHDWTIAEIQALLELPLMELLWQAQTVHRTANPGYRVQLASLLSVKTGGCEEDCAYCSQSIHNSSDVTAFEAQMQVEPVLQRARAAKKAGADRFCMGWAWREIRDGAPFEAMLSMVRGVRDLGMEACVTAGMLSDQQAERLAEAGLTAYNHNLDTSPEHYDRIISTRTYQERLETLQRVRKAGVTLCCGGIIGMGETLRDRASMLQVLASMDPHPESVPVNGLVAVEGTPLEDQAPFEPLDLVRMVATARILMPRARVRLSAGRESMSREAQILCLQAGADSIFYGDTLLTTGNPDVEADRQLLADAGVQANWQEC, encoded by the coding sequence ATGACGCTCACGATCCGCCACGACTGGACCATCGCCGAAATCCAGGCGCTGCTGGAGCTTCCGCTGATGGAATTGCTCTGGCAAGCGCAAACCGTGCACCGCACCGCCAACCCCGGCTACCGGGTGCAACTGGCCTCCCTGCTCAGCGTGAAGACCGGCGGCTGCGAAGAGGACTGTGCCTACTGCTCCCAATCGATCCACAACAGCAGTGATGTGACGGCCTTCGAGGCCCAGATGCAGGTGGAGCCGGTGCTGCAACGGGCCCGGGCGGCGAAAAAGGCTGGCGCCGATCGCTTCTGCATGGGCTGGGCCTGGCGAGAGATCCGCGATGGCGCTCCCTTCGAAGCGATGTTGTCGATGGTGCGCGGCGTGCGGGACCTGGGCATGGAGGCCTGCGTGACCGCCGGAATGCTCAGCGATCAGCAGGCGGAACGGCTGGCGGAAGCGGGCCTCACCGCCTACAACCACAACCTCGACACCAGCCCCGAGCACTACGACCGGATCATTTCCACCCGAACGTATCAGGAGCGACTCGAGACCCTGCAACGGGTGCGCAAGGCGGGTGTCACCCTCTGCTGCGGCGGCATCATCGGTATGGGGGAGACGTTGCGGGATCGCGCCTCGATGCTGCAGGTGCTGGCCTCGATGGACCCGCACCCGGAGAGTGTTCCTGTGAACGGTCTGGTGGCTGTGGAGGGCACCCCCCTCGAAGATCAGGCTCCGTTTGAGCCGCTAGACCTGGTGCGGATGGTGGCCACCGCAAGAATCCTGATGCCACGGGCCCGGGTGCGACTCAGCGCTGGCCGTGAATCGATGAGCCGGGAAGCGCAGATCCTCTGCCTGCAGGCCGGCGCTGATTCGATCTTTTACGGCGACACCCTGCTGACCACTGGCAATCCAGACGTTGAAGCCGACCGTCAGTTGCTTGCTGATGCCGGTGTGCAGGCCAACTGGCAGGAGTGCTAG